The Coffea arabica cultivar ET-39 chromosome 3c, Coffea Arabica ET-39 HiFi, whole genome shotgun sequence genome contains a region encoding:
- the LOC113734854 gene encoding uncharacterized protein — protein MLRRKLASLVSASRICNGWTKINKPISQTAPKQLLSTQPCRTSLSNGALGSYYSCSCSHSNQNRGYSSSSSLLALNDLRDNRDSRKQKTRKGRGIGSGKGKTAGRGHKGQKARGTMKFGFEGGQTPLRRRLPKRGFKNPFSLTFQPVGLGKIAKLINAGKIDSSELITMKTLKDAGAVGKQIGDGIRLMARGAEHIEWPIHLEVSRVTVRAKAAVEAAGGSVRRVYYNKLGLRALLKPEWFEKKGRLLPKAARPPPKQRDKVDSIGRLPAPSKPIPFTNEEKEAMSASLA, from the exons ATGCTGCGTAGAAAACTAGCTTCACTGGTTTCAGCCTCGAGAATCTGCAATGGTTGGACGAAAATCAACAAACCCATCTCCCAAACTGCCCCAAAACAACTCCTGTCTACTCAACCTTGCCGTACCAGCTTAAGCAATGGAGCTCTGGGGTCATATTATTCCTGTTCTTGTTCTCATTCTAACCAGAATAGGGGCtatagcagcagcagcagccttTTGGCCTTGAATGACCTGAGAGACAACAGGGACTCCAGAAAGCAGAAGACCCGGAAAGGCCGTGGCATCGGGTCGGGCAAAGGGAAAACTGCAGGGAGGGGTCACAAAGGTCAGAAGGCCAGAGGGACTATGAAGTTTGGATTTGAAGGTGGCCAAACCCCTCTTCGCCGCCGCCTCCCCAAACGTGGGTTTAAGAACCCTTTTAGCCTCACTTTTCAG CCAGTTGGCTTAGGGAAGATTGCAAAATTGATTAATGCTGGGAAGATAGACTCGTCAGAGTTGATAACTATGAAAACGCTCaag GATGCTGGAGCAGTAGGGAAACAGATAGGAGATGGCATTAGACTGATGGCACGTGGTGCCGAACATATTGAATGGCCCATCCATCTAGAG GTTTCAAGAGTAACCGTTAGGGCGAAGGCAGCTGTTGAAGCGGCAGGTGGATCTGTGAGGAGAGTTTATTACAACAAACTAGGGCTTAGGGCTCTACTCAAGCCAGAGTGGTTTGAGAAGAAGGGCAGATTGCTTCCTAAAGCAGCGAGACCTCCACCAAAACAGAGGGATAAAGTGGATAGCATTGGACGTCTGCCTGCCCCATCCAAACCCATTCCTTTtacaaatgaagaaaaagaagcaatGTCTGCTTCTCTTGCCTGA